In Phlebotomus papatasi isolate M1 chromosome 1, Ppap_2.1, whole genome shotgun sequence, the following proteins share a genomic window:
- the LOC129798985 gene encoding putative aminopeptidase W07G4.4 — translation MDLQKYLPCTVEVLGNLAKEISNYDCLCLLSTYDCPEVSDDLKSCAKFDAAFEKEISCLWSKSLNVRIIYSPVGKLSDHDDVRKYAQAAGKAIARAKKAGSDRPVIALPRNSQFQHAQLITLLGALEELYLPIQYREEVAKLDQISCLGVFNPAGKSATLDLARQIEISRYVARDVGGGDPERMAPPRVVQYVQEFLKKTSTKISCNVISDPVLLVKEYPLFSAVNRAASSVERHRGQMIILEYIPPQKARKTLMLVGKGVTYDTGGADIKAGGVMAGMSRDKCGAAAVAGFMALVAQRAPADVHVVAAMCMVRNSVGEECYVSDEVITSRAGVRVRVGNTDAEGRMAMADALCRMKELAVKEKYADPHLYTIATLTGHAFLTVGEGYTIVMDNGPAKAAGHGLRLKETGEEVGEPFEISTLRPEDFRFHTGKVKGEDVLQANNLPSSRTPRGHQGPAAFMILSTGLDKHGTKSDFPLKYSHLDIAGSAGEYPEMPTGAPVLALAKLHLNL, via the exons ATGGATCTACAAAA GTACTTGCCCTGCACTGTGGAAGTTTTGGGTAATTTGGCCAAGGAGATCAGTAACTATGATTGCCTCTGCCTCCTGTCCACTTACGATTGCCCAGAAGTTAGTGATGATTTGAAAAGTTGTGCGAAATTCGATGCGGCTTTTGAGAAGGAAATCTCTTGCCTCTGGAGCAAGAGTCTCAACGTGAGGATCATCTATTCTCCTGTGGGAAAGCTCTCGGATCACGATGATGTCCGGAAGTATGCCCAGGCTGCTGGCAAAGCCATTGCAAGGGCCAAGAAGGCCGGTTCAGATCGCCCTGTAATTGCTCTGCCCAGAAACAGCCAATTCCAACATGCTCAGCTTATCACTCTGCTTGGTGCACTCGAGGAGCTGTATTTG CCAATTCAGTACCGCGAAGAAGTGGCCAAATTGGATCAGATCAGTTGCTTGGGTGTCTTCAATCCTGCTGGAAAGTCAGCGACTCTCGATCTGGCCAGGCAGATTGAGATCAGTCGCTATGTGGCCAGGGATGTGGGAGGCGGAGATCCTGAACGGATGGCTCCACCCCGAGTTGTTCAATATGTTCAGGAATTTCTCAAGAAGACTTCCACGAAGATTTCATGCAACGTCATTAGCGATCCTGTGCTTCTGGTCAAGGAATATCCACTCTTCAGTGCAGTCAATCGGGCTGCCAGTTCAGTCGAAAGGCACCGAG GTCAGATGATTATCCTGGAATACATTCCACCTCAGAAGGCTCGTAAGACTTTGATGTTGGTGGGCAAAGGAGTCACTTATGATACTGGTGGTGCTGATATCAAGGCCGGGGGAGTTATGGCCGGAATGTCAAGGGATAAATGCGGAGCTGCTGCTGTGGCAGGCTTCATGGCTTTGGTGGCTCAGCGAGCTCCAGCTGATGTTCATGTTGTTGCTGCTATGTGCATGGTGAGGAATTCCGTGGGGGAGGAATGCTACGTCTCTGATGAGGTCATTACGTCCAGGGCTGGGGTGAGGGTGCGTGTTGGGAATACTGATGCTGAGGGCAGGATGGCAATGGCTGATGCCTTGTGTCGAATGAAAGAGTTGGCGGTGAAGGAAAAGTACGCTGATCCTCATCTCTATACCATTGCTACTCTTACTGGTCATGCTTTCCTGACTGTGGGCGAGGGATATACCATTGTCATGGACAATGGACCAGCTAAGGCTGCTGGCCATGGGCTGCGTCTCAAGGAAACTGGTGAGGAAGTGGGTGAACCTTTTGAGATCTCCACTCTCCGTCCAGAAGATTTCCGTTTCCACACGGGGAAGGTTAAGGGTGAGGATGTTCTTCAAGCTAACAATCTTCCATCATCCAGGACTCCACGTGGGCATCAG GGTCCTGCTGCTTTCATGATCCTGTCAACGGGATTGGATAAACATGGTACCAAGTCCGACTTTCCTCTGAAGTACTCCCACTTGGACATTGCTGGAAGTGCCGGAGAGTATCCGGAGATGCCAACTGGAGCTCCAGTTCTGGCTCTTGCTAAATTGCATTTGAACTTGTAA
- the LOC129798984 gene encoding holocytochrome c-type synthase, translating into MGNSVSAAEIIASEITQKGGGMKNPHHPVDYRGKEPPPECPMHVKPELRECPVNHGQTDVNPLNMMPPANQNPAPDQPFPLPTERQVSSIPKVTEDGSKEFWVYPSQQMFWNAMLRKGWRWKKEDIKQKDMENIIRIHNANNEQAWREVLKWEALHAKECSNPRLKSFGGKATQYSPRARIRSWMGYELPFDRHDWIVDRCGKEVRYVIDYYDGGVVDNDYKFALLDVRPAMDSFENIWDRMAVAYMRWKYEYFQREKTEATE; encoded by the coding sequence ATGGGGAATTCTGTGTCTGCTGCTGAGATTATCGCATCGGAAATCACCCAGAAGGGTGGTGGAATGAAGAATCCTCATCATCCGGTGGATTATAGGGGGAAAGAGCCACCTCCGGAGTGTCCAATGCATGTGAAGCCTGAGTTGAGGGAATGCCCGGTGAATCATGGGCAAACCGATGTGAATCCGCTGAATATGATGCCACCGGCCAATCAAAATCCAGCTCCGGATCAGCCTTTTCCGCTGCCGACCGAGAGGCAGGTGAGTAGCATCCCGAAGGTGACTGAGGATGGCTCGAAGGAGTTTTGGGTGTATCCCAGTCAGCAGATGTTCTGGAATGCTATGCTGCGGAAGGGCTGGCGGTGGAAGAAGGAGGACATTAAGCAGAAGGATATGGAGAATATTATTCGGATTCACAATGCCAACAATGAACAGGCTTGGCGGGAGGTGCTCAAGTGGGAAGCTTTGCATGCCAAAGAATGCTCCAATCCTCGTCTCAAGAGTTTCGGTGGCAAGGCTACGCAGTACAGTCCAAGAGCTCGCATCCGCAGCTGGATGGGCTATGAATTGCCATTTGATAGGCACGACTGGATCGTGGACAGATGTGGCAAGGAGGTGCGCTACGTCATTGATTACTACGATGGAGGAGTTGTGGACAATGACTACAAGTTTGCTCTTCTGGACGTTCGACCGGCCATGGATTCCTTCGAGAATATCTGGGACAGGATGGCAGTGGCTTACATGCGCTggaaatatgaatatttccaGCGCGAGAAGACAGAAGCCACGGAGTGA